The genomic stretch GCCGCCGTCAGGGCCGACCCGCCTGTCGTCGAGGTGTCCTCCACGACCAGAACTCGCCGTCCAGCGACATCCGTGCCCTCGATACGTCGCTGGAGGCCATGGGACTTGGCCTCCTTACGCACCACGAAGGCATCCAGTCGACCCCCTGCCGCGGCTCTGGCGTGAAGCATGGCGGTAGCGACCGGATCAGCTCCCAGGGTCAGTCCCCCGACGGCATCGAACTCCAGATCGGCCACCAGGTCGGACATGACCCGACCAACCAACGGCGAGGCCACTCCATCAAGGGTCACGCGACGCATGTCGACGTAGTAGTCGGCTTCTTTCCCGGAAGCCAGAGTGACCCGGCCACGCACGATGGCCAGCTCCTTGACGGCACGGATCAGGTCTTCACGATCAGTCATCTCGGCTCCTGTGGTTTCACAACACCTCGCGGACACTGCCCAATTGTTCCATCACGAGAACCACAGCTTGCTACCGGATGGCGGAGGTGAATCCTGTGTGTCAGCATCCGTGAACGGCTCCGAACCTCCGATCCAGCTTCTCAGTTCTTTCCCCTCGATCCAGCGGTACGGGCAGGATTGCCTGGCGCTATCGCGGAAAAGCCCGGGAACATCCACCCTGGTCCCGGATGCCGCGAGCAACAGGTTGCCGAATCGACGTCCCTTCCATACCGCGGATTCGGTTCCGACCAGCAGATGGCGCCAGCGCTCCGCAAGTCCCGCGGCAAGTCGTCTGGTCCATCTGAAAGGTGAAGAATCAGTTACGTTGAAGATCACCATCCGCCTGCCTCTGCCCAGGTTCACCAACTCATCCAGAAACTCAGCGGTGACCAGCCCGCCCGGTACCCGGGCGCCGTCAAAGGCGTCAAGCACCACCAGATCGGCGTAGTGAGGGGGCATGATGGCCACCCCGGAGCGACCATCGACGTCACGCACCTTGATGCCGCTGCGC from Arachnia propionica encodes the following:
- the pyrE gene encoding orotate phosphoribosyltransferase; the protein is MTDREDLIRAVKELAIVRGRVTLASGKEADYYVDMRRVTLDGVASPLVGRVMSDLVADLEFDAVGGLTLGADPVATAMLHARAAAGGRLDAFVVRKEAKSHGLQRRIEGTDVAGRRVLVVEDTSTTGGSALTAAEAVRQAGGDVVAVAVVVDRATGAAERVAGAGLEYRYAIGLGELGL
- a CDS encoding fused MFS/spermidine synthase; translation: MPLVPDPQHPGAFRVVIGGASQSWVDPVRPDHLIFEYVIQISLLFEHGLADVDPAERIRVIHIGGAGLSIPRWIAWRRPGTAQIVCEPDVGLSEEVRRKLPLQPRSGIKVRDVDGRSGVAIMPPHYADLVVLDAFDGARVPGGLVTAEFLDELVNLGRGRRMVIFNVTDSSPFRWTRRLAAGLAERWRHLLVGTESAVWKGRRFGNLLLAASGTRVDVPGLFRDSARQSCPYRWIEGKELRSWIGGSEPFTDADTQDSPPPSGSKLWFS